A DNA window from Gemella massiliensis contains the following coding sequences:
- a CDS encoding N-acetylmuramoyl-L-alanine amidase — MKIRRTNNSILLLMLGLITLFCLFGGMYYFSKKINPQNMNEENNLAISKEIEVRTGPDDSYPSLKKIFAGDNVKMLSKMDAWYEVETNDKYVGWIPGWAILGSDIKSPEDKNKEKLATYTVVINPIIKKEEQPDYKNIYPKNYNLEIAKKLQKKLSNDGVKVILTRENNDVIPTKDEIKKISVDNKADVLLEFDVNNATNKNSEGLKIHYLTTESSRIARALEKNLKTRYISKISSAEKQSNFDQLSENLPQVKIISGNLADKVDVDILNDKIFNEQYITALKEGVESYLYYLINIDNYNAKRKEQLLNLPQKGLNIPMYYTKQDNYRNISYGLDGKKTIEENGDAIVSLAMIANYLIEDNSPSVDDIVNWAGNKYYIKNQGTYGSIVSAFADKYNLKVEKVDIGKIEDIEQALKDNKPILVRMKSGLFGDKATYKVIRGYEDEKFYINDPNDDDVKLNSYNGFTKNDVENNLLQAWAFSK, encoded by the coding sequence ATGAAAATAAGAAGAACAAATAATTCAATTTTATTATTAATGTTAGGGTTGATTACCTTATTTTGTTTGTTTGGAGGAATGTATTATTTTTCAAAAAAAATAAATCCGCAAAACATGAATGAAGAAAATAATCTGGCTATATCTAAAGAAATAGAAGTTAGGACAGGACCTGATGACTCCTATCCGTCGCTTAAAAAGATTTTTGCCGGTGACAATGTGAAAATGTTAAGCAAAATGGATGCTTGGTATGAAGTGGAAACTAACGATAAGTATGTAGGTTGGATACCGGGGTGGGCGATATTAGGAAGTGATATAAAAAGTCCGGAAGATAAAAATAAAGAAAAACTTGCTACGTACACCGTAGTAATAAATCCAATAATAAAAAAAGAAGAACAGCCTGATTATAAAAATATTTACCCCAAAAATTATAATTTAGAAATAGCAAAAAAATTACAAAAAAAATTATCGAATGACGGTGTAAAAGTAATATTAACGAGAGAAAATAACGATGTTATTCCGACAAAAGATGAAATTAAGAAAATTTCAGTAGATAATAAAGCGGATGTATTACTTGAATTTGATGTAAACAATGCAACAAATAAAAATAGTGAGGGACTTAAAATACATTATTTAACAACAGAATCATCAAGGATAGCCCGTGCATTAGAAAAAAACTTAAAAACAAGATATATTTCTAAAATATCTTCAGCGGAAAAACAAAGTAACTTTGATCAATTAAGCGAAAATTTACCACAAGTAAAAATTATATCAGGTAATTTAGCTGATAAGGTTGATGTAGATATACTAAATGATAAAATATTTAATGAACAGTATATTACAGCATTAAAAGAAGGTGTTGAATCTTATTTATATTATCTTATTAATATTGATAATTACAATGCCAAGAGAAAAGAGCAGCTCCTAAATCTTCCACAAAAAGGGTTGAATATACCGATGTATTATACTAAACAAGATAATTATAGAAATATTTCATATGGTTTAGACGGTAAGAAAACAATAGAAGAAAATGGAGATGCGATTGTTTCCTTAGCAATGATAGCTAATTATTTAATTGAAGATAATTCGCCAAGTGTTGATGATATTGTGAATTGGGCAGGTAATAAGTATTATATTAAAAATCAAGGAACATATGGAAGTATTGTTTCAGCATTTGCAGACAAGTATAATCTAAAAGTGGAAAAAGTTGATATTGGTAAAATAGAAGATATTGAGCAGGCATTAAAAGATAATAAACCTATTTTAGTACGAATGAAGAGTGGATTGTTTGGGGATAAGGCAACGTATAAAGTTATTCGTGGTTATGAAGATGAAAAATTTTATATTAATGATCCAAATGATGATGATGTTAAGTTGAATAGTTATAACGGATTTACCAAAAATGATGTGGAAAATAATTTATTACAAGCGTGGGCATTCAGCAAATAA